The Vibrio kanaloae genome has a window encoding:
- a CDS encoding TolC family protein, translating to MTKPKFRYLAIASMLLSTMASPGYAASLTFSEAWQILQENNNSLAAQQANVERYQHLQNSTSSLNLPSITLGANYTHLDSDVTINGEQFSDSLSGVPSIGFPIPPQIVNTLGGITSTITEQDIFSSSIRAIWPIFTGGRITAAQNVAEGKSEEAQSQLLMEKQARYEDLSKYYFSVILAEDVVKTRQAVEAGLTQHRDFAIKMEQQGQIARVERLQADASLDKAVVERTKAENDLKIAQLALTQILGQSQRVEPSEQLFINKNLPHMDVFIDQTLMTYPGLKILDAKEKQASSLIKAEKGKYYPDVYLYGDYSLYEDDSLASEMKPDWLVGIGVNVPLLDTSGRSDKVAAAHSAVSQVQFLKSQAKQDLTVLVQKTYLEANQAIEEVQGLNSSLSLAQENLSLRKKAFTQGLSNSLEVVDAELYLASIKTQQSAARFKYLISLNKLLALTSEMNAYSSYSTSSFSSDFDSKTDTDSQSKG from the coding sequence ATGACCAAACCAAAATTCCGATACCTTGCGATCGCCAGTATGCTTCTCAGCACTATGGCTTCACCAGGCTATGCAGCTTCGCTCACTTTTTCTGAAGCGTGGCAAATATTACAAGAAAACAATAACTCACTTGCGGCTCAACAAGCCAACGTTGAACGTTATCAACACCTTCAGAACTCAACGAGTAGCCTCAATCTTCCATCTATTACCTTAGGGGCTAACTACACGCACCTTGATAGTGATGTGACGATTAATGGTGAACAGTTTTCGGATAGTTTAAGTGGAGTTCCTTCAATTGGCTTTCCCATTCCCCCTCAAATTGTAAATACGCTGGGCGGTATCACCTCAACCATCACCGAACAAGACATCTTTAGCTCTTCGATTCGCGCTATTTGGCCTATTTTTACGGGCGGACGGATTACCGCCGCACAAAATGTAGCCGAAGGTAAAAGCGAAGAAGCGCAAAGTCAACTGTTGATGGAAAAGCAGGCGCGATACGAAGACCTAAGCAAATACTACTTCTCAGTGATCTTAGCGGAAGATGTAGTGAAAACGCGTCAAGCCGTAGAAGCAGGCTTAACTCAGCACCGAGATTTCGCTATCAAGATGGAACAACAAGGGCAAATTGCACGAGTAGAACGTCTACAAGCGGATGCTTCTTTAGATAAAGCGGTCGTTGAACGCACCAAGGCTGAGAATGATCTTAAGATTGCTCAGCTAGCACTGACTCAAATTCTTGGCCAAAGTCAACGCGTCGAACCTTCAGAGCAACTGTTTATCAACAAGAACCTACCTCATATGGATGTGTTCATTGATCAAACACTAATGACCTACCCCGGCCTTAAAATCCTTGATGCGAAAGAGAAACAAGCAAGTAGCTTAATTAAAGCGGAGAAAGGTAAATACTACCCTGATGTGTACCTTTACGGTGATTACAGCTTGTATGAGGATGACTCTCTAGCCAGCGAAATGAAGCCTGATTGGTTAGTTGGCATTGGGGTGAACGTTCCGTTACTGGATACCTCAGGGCGCTCAGACAAAGTAGCCGCTGCTCACAGCGCTGTTTCTCAGGTCCAATTCCTGAAGTCACAAGCTAAGCAAGACTTAACCGTGTTGGTTCAAAAGACTTACCTCGAAGCAAACCAAGCAATTGAAGAGGTTCAAGGACTGAATTCCAGCCTTTCATTGGCTCAAGAGAACCTATCCCTACGTAAAAAAGCCTTCACTCAAGGGCTCTCTAATTCGTTAGAGGTTGTTGATGCTGAACTCTATCTTGCGAGCATTAAAACCCAGCAATCTGCTGCGCGATTTAAATACCTCATTTCTCTCAACAAGCTTTTGGCGCTAACCAGCGAAATGAACGCTTACTCGAGTTACTCAACTTCTTCTTTTTCGTCTGATTTCGATTCAAAAACAGACACCGATAGCCAGTCAAAAGGATAA
- a CDS encoding HlyD family secretion protein, with protein MKPIKPLLLSLVGIGIIGWVGYSFYQAYQPQPVKLQGQIDAQQYSISSKVPGRIDQVFVRKGDSVEKGELIFSLLSPEIDAKLEQAKAGQKAAGALAKEAENGARSQQIQAAKDQWLKAKAAANLMNKTYQRVNNLYNDGVVAEQKRDEAKTQWQAAKYTESAAFQMYQLAQEGARDETKVAAAQKALMAAGAVAEVEAYAKDTQIHSWFSGEVAQVLLSSGELAPQGFPVVTVIDTQDAWAVFNVREDMLKHFEKGTQFEAYLPALDKSLTFKVTHIAVMGDFATWRSTDAAQGFDLRTFEVEARPVDTDETLRMGMSLVVEL; from the coding sequence ATGAAACCTATTAAGCCCCTTCTTCTATCTTTAGTTGGTATCGGAATTATTGGCTGGGTCGGATACAGTTTTTACCAAGCGTATCAGCCTCAACCCGTTAAGCTTCAAGGACAAATCGATGCACAGCAATACAGTATCTCTTCTAAAGTGCCCGGCCGAATAGACCAAGTCTTTGTACGCAAGGGCGATTCAGTGGAAAAAGGAGAATTGATCTTCTCTCTTCTTAGCCCAGAAATTGATGCAAAATTAGAACAAGCAAAAGCGGGACAGAAAGCGGCAGGTGCATTGGCTAAAGAAGCCGAGAATGGTGCGCGTAGCCAACAAATCCAAGCTGCGAAAGACCAATGGTTGAAAGCCAAAGCTGCTGCAAACCTAATGAACAAAACCTACCAACGAGTGAATAATCTTTACAACGATGGTGTGGTTGCCGAGCAGAAGCGTGATGAAGCCAAAACACAGTGGCAAGCGGCGAAGTACACCGAAAGTGCCGCTTTCCAAATGTACCAATTGGCGCAAGAAGGTGCTCGCGACGAAACCAAAGTGGCAGCCGCTCAAAAAGCGTTAATGGCGGCAGGTGCGGTAGCGGAAGTTGAGGCTTACGCGAAAGACACACAGATCCACAGCTGGTTTAGTGGTGAAGTGGCCCAAGTACTATTGAGCAGTGGTGAATTAGCGCCACAAGGTTTCCCCGTTGTCACCGTTATCGATACTCAAGACGCCTGGGCTGTGTTCAATGTTCGTGAAGACATGTTGAAGCACTTTGAGAAAGGCACTCAATTTGAAGCCTACCTTCCTGCTCTAGATAAATCACTAACCTTTAAAGTGACTCATATTGCCGTCATGGGTGATTTCGCGACTTGGCGCTCAACCGATGCAGCGCAAGGCTTTGACTTACGTACATTCGAAGTAGAAGCACGCCCTGTCGACACCGACGAAACACTGCGTATGGGCATGAGCCTTGTGGTTGAGCTTTAG
- a CDS encoding ABC transporter permease: MSANSHSSDHHKVTSILLRQWAIVSKDKWLLSCLTWIPLLLAASIWLIFSQGIARDLPVAVVDLEHSQISQQFTRLVDASPTLQVSQKYSSVSEAAKAMIKRDIYGYVVIPRHFDRDIYLGLNPQVSVFYNSQFILIGKLVNSALLQVQGTFNAQLEVVKQLSHGDTTVQSALGQAVTVQSQITPLFNKNSSYAQFLVSAVIPALWQIMIVVGTILVLTANVRACGLHAWLSSAPVKSLASTLTPYLVLFLMFGIAFSFWFYVLLDWPFNGSFVALTIAQLLTVISCIIMGCLFFFLTLDPARAMSFAGAFTAPSFAFMGITFPVTDMNTVAQIWRSLLPVSHYIEVQTGQSSYGVSAAQSLISLSSMLWYAVPAFVVMLLIKKHLAQSALSAQTDLTAQAALSAKATPSTQATLQEKPEASAQQGVKR; encoded by the coding sequence ATGTCTGCTAACTCTCACTCATCAGATCACCATAAAGTGACGAGTATATTACTTAGGCAGTGGGCGATAGTCAGCAAAGACAAGTGGTTGTTGTCGTGCCTAACGTGGATACCTTTGCTTCTTGCTGCCAGCATTTGGCTAATTTTCTCACAAGGCATCGCTCGTGACTTACCCGTTGCGGTGGTTGATCTTGAACATAGTCAAATTTCGCAACAGTTCACGCGCTTAGTTGATGCCTCCCCGACGCTGCAAGTGAGTCAGAAATACAGCTCAGTGAGCGAAGCAGCTAAGGCGATGATCAAACGCGATATCTATGGCTATGTTGTCATCCCTAGACACTTTGACCGAGATATTTACTTAGGGTTAAACCCGCAAGTATCGGTGTTCTACAACAGCCAATTTATTTTGATCGGCAAACTGGTTAACTCGGCTCTGCTGCAGGTTCAAGGCACATTTAACGCGCAACTCGAAGTGGTGAAACAACTTTCGCATGGTGATACCACAGTGCAATCCGCATTAGGCCAAGCAGTAACAGTGCAAAGCCAGATCACGCCACTGTTCAACAAGAACAGCAGTTATGCTCAGTTCTTGGTGTCTGCGGTTATTCCTGCACTATGGCAGATCATGATTGTGGTGGGCACGATATTGGTTTTGACGGCGAACGTTAGAGCTTGTGGGCTTCACGCTTGGTTATCCAGCGCCCCTGTGAAGTCACTTGCATCAACATTAACGCCCTACCTTGTCTTGTTTTTGATGTTTGGTATCGCGTTTAGCTTTTGGTTCTATGTGCTCTTAGACTGGCCATTTAACGGCAGCTTTGTGGCATTGACCATCGCCCAACTGCTTACTGTGATTAGTTGTATCATCATGGGTTGTTTGTTTTTCTTCTTAACACTTGATCCTGCAAGGGCAATGAGTTTCGCTGGCGCATTTACGGCACCAAGTTTTGCATTCATGGGGATTACCTTTCCGGTGACAGACATGAACACGGTAGCTCAAATTTGGAGAAGCTTATTGCCTGTGAGTCATTACATCGAAGTACAAACAGGACAGTCTAGCTATGGCGTGAGCGCAGCACAGTCGCTGATCAGCCTCTCTTCCATGTTGTGGTACGCGGTTCCTGCTTTCGTGGTGATGTTGTTAATTAAGAAACACTTGGCTCAATCGGCTCTGTCTGCACAAACGGATCTAACAGCCCAAGCTGCTCTATCTGCAAAAGCGACGCCGTCAACACAAGCAACACTGCAAGAGAAACCAGAAGCATCAGCACAACAAGGAGTAAAACGATGA
- a CDS encoding ABC transporter permease, translating to MSFTQLLKQELLAVLRNPVVLLTVFGGVVFYSFLYPLPYANQVPQQLKASVVNLDKSKSSYQLERMVDATSQIDLVRRDSTIEDAKQAVLNQEIGGFIVIPEDFYKDLLLGNSPTLSYAGDASYFLVYGTIVEGLAKAGGTLAAQVKVSHLLVEGVPLESAAKSYSAFSLNLKPTFNSRMGYIDYVVPAVFVLILQQTLAMASGLVGATQNAQSTFGYWSKMPPAKLILARCCTLVGVYYLLSMYYFGASFSMYGINLLASMTQILTLLLPFLLASCLIGIFIGELVPRRELVTVVVLISSMPLIFSSGFIWPVEMMPQWLVLLSQLFPSTPAIQGFLALNQMGASWQEVAPQWTLLWGQVVLWGWLLALKLYHKSSKSTVGNSNSHRAV from the coding sequence ATGAGCTTTACTCAACTGCTCAAGCAAGAACTCTTAGCGGTACTTCGCAACCCTGTTGTATTGCTCACCGTGTTCGGTGGTGTGGTCTTCTATTCCTTTTTGTATCCGTTGCCTTACGCTAATCAAGTACCTCAACAATTGAAAGCGTCGGTGGTGAACTTGGATAAGAGCAAAAGCAGCTACCAGTTAGAAAGAATGGTCGATGCGACCTCTCAAATCGATTTGGTTCGTCGAGATTCCACCATCGAAGATGCGAAACAAGCCGTGCTGAACCAAGAGATTGGCGGGTTCATCGTCATCCCAGAAGATTTCTATAAAGATCTACTTCTTGGAAATAGCCCTACGCTCTCTTATGCAGGCGATGCATCTTACTTCTTGGTATACGGAACCATTGTTGAGGGGTTAGCCAAAGCCGGAGGCACGTTAGCTGCACAAGTTAAGGTCAGTCATTTGTTAGTCGAAGGTGTGCCTTTAGAATCGGCAGCCAAAAGTTACAGTGCATTTAGCTTAAACCTAAAGCCAACCTTCAATAGTCGCATGGGATACATCGATTATGTTGTTCCTGCGGTCTTTGTGTTGATCCTACAACAAACCTTAGCTATGGCTTCTGGTTTAGTTGGCGCAACACAAAACGCTCAATCGACATTTGGTTATTGGAGTAAAATGCCACCAGCTAAGCTGATCCTTGCTCGTTGTTGTACCTTAGTCGGCGTTTATTACTTGTTGTCCATGTACTACTTCGGAGCCAGTTTCTCGATGTATGGGATTAACTTGCTCGCCTCTATGACTCAAATTCTAACTCTGCTGCTGCCTTTCTTACTGGCAAGCTGTTTGATCGGAATTTTTATTGGTGAGCTAGTGCCAAGAAGAGAGTTAGTCACTGTCGTGGTGTTGATCAGTTCGATGCCACTTATCTTCTCCTCTGGATTTATCTGGCCTGTTGAAATGATGCCTCAGTGGTTAGTACTGTTATCACAGCTATTCCCAAGTACACCGGCGATTCAAGGTTTCTTGGCTCTTAATCAGATGGGCGCTTCATGGCAAGAAGTAGCACCTCAATGGACGCTGTTATGGGGACAAGTTGTTCTATGGGGTTGGTTGCTGGCACTTAAACTCTACCACAAATCCAGCAAAAGCACGGTTGGCAACAGCAATAGTCATCGAGCCGTTTAG
- a CDS encoding alanine/glycine:cation symporter family protein → MKNIRELFFGFILLFSSSAFAEEGSFNQAISNLSQNVDGFFNEYTGWFVGLIFKSVPVGEASFPIIVGWLLLAAIIFTVYFGFVQFKRVGMAIDIIKGKYTDPNSKHEGEVSHFQALTTALSGTVGLGNIAGVGAALAIGGPGATFWMILCGLLGMASKFCECTLGVKYRTILPSGVVSGGPMYYLSQGLGERGLGGLGKALAIGFALMCILGSLGGGNMFQANQAHAMLTYAFDVPSEYGVITGLVLASLVFSVIVGGMPSIASVTEKVVPWMAALYIGMALIVIGSNLDQVGPAFSAIFTGAFTGEGVVGGFIGALIQGLKRATFSNEAGVGSAAIAHSAVKTKEPITEGLVSLLEPFVDTVIICTMTALVITIAGLNVGPFDGSGLTGVTLTAASFTETAEVFKYTLALAVIMFAFSTMISWSYYGLKAWTYLFGEGKTTELIFKVMFCVFVVIGATIQFGAVIDFSDAAIFAMSIFNILGLYFLMPVVKKELQSFVARVKSGEIKTYEK, encoded by the coding sequence ATGAAAAACATACGTGAATTATTTTTTGGGTTTATATTATTGTTTAGTTCCAGTGCATTTGCAGAAGAAGGATCATTTAACCAAGCTATCAGCAACTTAAGTCAAAATGTTGATGGATTTTTCAACGAATACACAGGTTGGTTCGTTGGGCTAATATTTAAAAGCGTACCGGTAGGTGAAGCAAGCTTCCCAATTATTGTAGGCTGGCTACTGCTCGCTGCGATCATCTTTACTGTTTACTTTGGCTTTGTTCAATTTAAACGTGTAGGGATGGCAATAGATATTATCAAAGGCAAGTACACCGATCCTAACTCTAAACACGAAGGGGAAGTTTCTCACTTTCAAGCGTTAACAACTGCGCTTTCTGGTACTGTTGGGCTTGGTAATATTGCCGGTGTGGGTGCTGCACTCGCGATTGGTGGTCCTGGCGCGACATTCTGGATGATCTTGTGTGGCCTTCTGGGTATGGCTTCTAAGTTCTGTGAGTGTACCTTAGGTGTGAAATACCGAACTATCCTACCTTCAGGCGTTGTTTCGGGTGGTCCAATGTACTACCTAAGCCAAGGTCTTGGTGAAAGAGGTTTAGGCGGACTAGGTAAAGCGCTCGCTATTGGTTTCGCATTAATGTGTATTTTGGGCTCATTGGGCGGTGGTAACATGTTCCAAGCTAACCAAGCACATGCCATGTTAACTTACGCATTTGATGTACCAAGTGAATACGGTGTGATCACTGGCCTTGTACTTGCCTCTTTAGTTTTCTCTGTGATTGTTGGTGGTATGCCTTCTATCGCATCGGTTACGGAAAAAGTTGTTCCTTGGATGGCTGCTCTGTATATCGGTATGGCTCTGATTGTTATCGGTTCTAACCTTGATCAAGTTGGCCCTGCGTTCAGCGCAATCTTTACAGGTGCATTTACTGGTGAAGGTGTTGTTGGTGGATTCATTGGTGCGTTAATTCAAGGCTTGAAACGTGCAACGTTCTCGAACGAAGCAGGTGTAGGTTCAGCAGCTATCGCTCACTCAGCGGTAAAAACAAAAGAGCCAATCACCGAAGGTCTAGTATCCCTATTAGAACCGTTCGTTGATACAGTAATCATTTGTACAATGACTGCATTGGTTATCACTATCGCTGGCTTAAACGTAGGTCCGTTCGATGGTTCTGGTTTAACGGGTGTAACGCTGACTGCAGCATCGTTTACTGAAACGGCAGAAGTATTCAAATATACACTCGCTCTCGCGGTAATCATGTTTGCATTTTCTACCATGATCTCTTGGTCGTACTACGGTCTTAAAGCTTGGACTTACCTATTTGGTGAAGGCAAAACAACGGAGCTGATTTTCAAAGTGATGTTCTGTGTGTTTGTTGTTATTGGTGCCACGATTCAATTTGGTGCGGTAATCGACTTCTCTGATGCGGCTATCTTTGCGATGTCTATCTTCAACATTCTTGGTCTGTACTTCTTGATGCCAGTTGTGAAGAAAGAACTGCAATCGTTTGTTGCTCGTGTGAAATCAGGCGAAATCAAAACGTATGAGAAATAA
- a CDS encoding chromosome segregation ATPase gives MNQQSGQSEQDEVVVIEERDKRSQLYIGIAAVIGLALGGLIGSTVTASKWESTYQVLETRYQELRDSKTELMTSVEAKVAKVDTEVDAKVEAALVKQAEEHQKEVQDLAKQSAVLEKANYSLEQQLNEQKQTLDKTKQDNLKLNRQADMQSTLFERSRELFRKELQISQELEKLEKERDELEQKLGSLKKACDVFLDGTSWDSKSNACEKQDNANSRLSDIRQMIQVHTMDLKQIKTLTEEMGL, from the coding sequence GTGAACCAGCAATCTGGACAAAGCGAACAAGATGAAGTGGTTGTTATTGAAGAACGTGATAAGCGCAGTCAGCTTTATATCGGCATTGCTGCGGTTATAGGTTTAGCGCTAGGTGGCTTAATCGGTTCTACAGTGACGGCTTCGAAGTGGGAGTCCACTTATCAGGTACTTGAAACCCGATATCAAGAATTGCGCGACAGTAAAACGGAATTGATGACGTCAGTGGAAGCGAAGGTGGCAAAAGTCGATACCGAGGTCGATGCAAAAGTAGAAGCCGCGCTAGTCAAACAGGCTGAAGAGCATCAAAAAGAGGTCCAAGACTTAGCGAAACAATCTGCAGTTTTAGAGAAAGCGAACTACTCGCTAGAACAACAGTTAAACGAACAAAAGCAAACGCTAGACAAAACTAAACAGGACAACCTGAAGCTAAACCGTCAGGCGGATATGCAGTCGACTTTGTTTGAACGCTCTCGTGAATTGTTCCGTAAAGAATTACAAATTTCTCAAGAACTTGAAAAGCTTGAGAAAGAAAGAGATGAACTTGAACAGAAACTTGGCTCTTTAAAAAAGGCGTGTGACGTGTTTTTAGATGGCACATCATGGGATTCAAAATCAAATGCTTGTGAGAAACAAGATAACGCTAACTCTCGATTGAGTGATATCAGACAAATGATTCAAGTTCACACTATGGACCTCAAACAAATCAAAACATTAACTGAAGAGATGGGTCTATAA
- a CDS encoding alanine/glycine:cation symporter family protein, giving the protein MNHLQATLQTINQFVWGPPLLILLVGTGIYFTFRLGLLQFRHLPTALKMVFSKDKSGTGDVSSFAALCTALSATIGTGNIVGVATAIKIGGPGALFWMWLAAIFGMATKYAECLLAVKYRRTDSNGEMVGGPMYYLQYGVGSRVLAVMFAVFALGVACFGIGTFPQVNAILDATHISFGASREMSAVVLTILVAVVTLGGIQSIAKVAGKVVPTMAVMYVVACLSVLISNADQLLNAITLVVTSAFTNTAATGGFFGASIMLAIQSGIARGVFSNESGLGSAPMAAAAAKTNSCVKQGLVSMTGTFFDTIIICTMTGLALILTGAWQTDLSGAAMTTHAFAVGLNADTLGPMLVSVGLIFFAFTTILGWNYYGERCVVFLLGTKAVLPYKIIFIALVASGAFLKLDMIWIMADIVNGLMAIPNLIGLILLRHVVVEETKLFFKPLTSSNDSEAVRV; this is encoded by the coding sequence ATGAACCACCTACAAGCTACACTACAAACCATCAACCAATTCGTTTGGGGACCACCACTGCTTATTCTGCTAGTGGGGACAGGTATCTACTTTACTTTTCGCTTAGGCTTGCTCCAGTTTAGACACCTCCCAACGGCACTAAAAATGGTGTTCAGCAAAGACAAATCGGGTACGGGTGATGTATCAAGTTTCGCCGCTTTGTGTACTGCGCTTTCAGCGACCATTGGTACAGGTAACATCGTTGGTGTAGCGACCGCTATCAAGATTGGTGGCCCTGGTGCCCTATTCTGGATGTGGCTTGCTGCTATATTTGGTATGGCGACTAAATATGCAGAATGTCTACTTGCCGTTAAATACCGCAGAACCGATAGTAATGGTGAAATGGTTGGCGGCCCAATGTACTACCTTCAATACGGTGTCGGCTCAAGAGTCTTAGCGGTGATGTTCGCTGTGTTCGCTTTGGGTGTTGCCTGCTTCGGTATTGGTACCTTCCCACAAGTCAACGCAATCTTAGACGCAACTCACATCTCATTTGGCGCTTCGCGTGAGATGTCTGCGGTTGTTCTTACGATATTGGTGGCAGTTGTAACCCTTGGTGGTATCCAATCTATCGCTAAAGTGGCAGGGAAAGTTGTCCCTACTATGGCGGTTATGTACGTCGTCGCGTGTTTAAGCGTTCTGATTTCAAATGCAGATCAACTACTGAATGCCATTACCCTTGTTGTTACCTCTGCGTTTACTAACACAGCAGCAACAGGAGGTTTCTTTGGTGCGAGCATCATGCTTGCCATCCAATCAGGTATTGCTCGTGGTGTGTTCTCTAATGAATCTGGCTTGGGTAGTGCGCCAATGGCTGCGGCTGCGGCAAAAACAAATTCATGCGTGAAGCAAGGACTTGTCTCTATGACAGGTACCTTCTTTGACACCATCATCATCTGTACGATGACAGGCTTGGCGCTTATCTTAACGGGTGCTTGGCAGACGGACCTTTCTGGCGCTGCGATGACCACTCATGCATTCGCTGTTGGTTTGAATGCAGACACCCTTGGCCCAATGCTGGTTTCTGTTGGCTTAATTTTCTTTGCGTTTACAACAATTTTAGGTTGGAACTACTACGGTGAGCGCTGCGTTGTATTTTTGTTGGGTACTAAAGCCGTTCTACCTTACAAGATAATCTTCATCGCGTTGGTGGCTTCTGGGGCATTCTTAAAGCTCGACATGATCTGGATAATGGCAGATATCGTGAATGGCCTAATGGCAATTCCGAACCTAATCGGACTTATTTTACTACGCCACGTTGTTGTCGAAGAAACGAAGCTCTTCTTCAAGCCTCTAACTTCTTCAAATGATAGCGAAGCAGTTAGAGTATAA
- a CDS encoding winged helix-turn-helix domain-containing protein, with protein sequence MIRFDPIKNRIYNDERSIKIGYRETCVLELLLKNSPEIVSKQDIISFAWGSEFIGDTSLAKCISLLRQGFVKLGIRETPIVTVPKVGYRLIDECVFIDSQPQSEDTILFNPVSDQIPLDHSSIAASIPDDHKPESKSSLPAAQQVSLYKNRLCYFTTACLLMASALLAFAKINDETLSDLTPVNRLSEQWVGQIQVLQDPEMVLSPELEAILYKHQCDCVAYISDEPDYSELSILNKATRQSVNIFYTATQLDQASAEIALFLERGQL encoded by the coding sequence ATGATCAGATTCGACCCTATTAAAAACCGTATTTATAACGACGAACGTTCTATTAAAATAGGATATCGTGAGACTTGTGTTTTAGAGTTATTACTTAAAAATTCGCCCGAGATTGTAAGTAAACAGGATATTATTAGCTTCGCATGGGGAAGCGAGTTCATAGGGGATACATCACTTGCAAAGTGTATAAGCTTACTTCGCCAAGGGTTCGTTAAGCTTGGCATCAGAGAAACACCCATCGTCACGGTGCCGAAGGTCGGTTACCGCCTTATTGATGAGTGTGTCTTTATCGACTCACAGCCACAAAGCGAAGACACTATTCTTTTCAATCCAGTGAGCGACCAAATTCCACTCGACCATAGTAGCATTGCTGCCTCCATTCCAGACGATCATAAACCTGAATCCAAATCGAGTTTACCTGCTGCGCAACAAGTCAGCTTATACAAAAACAGACTGTGTTACTTCACAACCGCTTGTTTACTGATGGCGTCGGCGCTATTGGCTTTTGCTAAGATCAATGATGAGACCCTCAGTGATCTCACCCCCGTTAACCGACTCAGTGAACAATGGGTTGGTCAGATACAAGTTCTCCAGGATCCAGAGATGGTCCTAAGTCCAGAACTGGAGGCTATTCTCTATAAACATCAATGTGATTGTGTAGCATACATAAGCGATGAACCTGACTATTCTGAGCTCTCCATACTCAACAAAGCAACGCGTCAATCCGTCAATATCTTTTACACCGCAACGCAATTGGATCAAGCGAGTGCAGAGATAGCGTTATTCCTAGAAAGAGGCCAATTATGA
- a CDS encoding aerolysin family beta-barrel pore-forming toxin has protein sequence MIRINRSLLATAVLSVLSTGVNAKIYPDQIVFEQLGEDVCRSGYRPIDRYEAEEQKSALVARMGTWQITGLKGNWVIMGPGYHGEIKQSSSGSTFCYPNNDQSEIPNYSAKSVQEGSEIDVQYELVNNRNDFVRPLSYLAHNLGYAWVGGNNSQYVGEDMTIKRSGDSWVIQGNNNGSCSGYRCGEKTKITVDNFAYTVNDDNFWHGDVVESDRELVKTVYATARNNSNIAQQVVVDLKVDESTNWSKTNSYGFSQSVQTENTFKWPLVGETKLTIKFEANQSFSKSNGGSTSEQVTLQARPMVPANSELPIRVELYRSSISYPYRFNADISYDVEFNGFLRWGGNAWHSHPDNRPYKAHTFTMGRGSDKSADIRYQWDHRYIPGETKWWDWGWAIKEAGLSNMQYATGGSLRPFHSYVSGDFYADSQFAGTIEIGQATPITNNLRSKRSVDSVNETTERIGDIEVTTNFNADELSDLGFEGAEMNISVVE, from the coding sequence ATGATCCGAATAAACAGAAGTCTCTTAGCAACCGCAGTGTTGTCTGTTCTATCAACCGGTGTAAACGCAAAGATTTACCCAGACCAAATCGTGTTTGAGCAACTTGGTGAAGATGTATGTCGCTCTGGTTATCGTCCTATAGACCGTTATGAAGCCGAAGAGCAGAAGAGTGCTTTGGTCGCCCGTATGGGCACTTGGCAGATCACAGGCTTAAAAGGAAACTGGGTAATCATGGGGCCTGGTTATCATGGCGAAATTAAGCAATCAAGCAGTGGGTCAACGTTCTGTTACCCAAACAACGACCAATCTGAAATCCCTAACTATTCCGCCAAATCGGTTCAGGAAGGCAGCGAAATCGATGTTCAGTATGAATTAGTGAACAACCGTAACGACTTTGTTCGCCCATTAAGCTATTTAGCCCACAACCTAGGTTACGCATGGGTTGGCGGTAATAACAGTCAGTATGTTGGCGAAGACATGACGATAAAGCGCTCTGGCGACAGTTGGGTGATACAAGGAAATAACAATGGATCTTGTAGCGGTTATCGTTGTGGTGAAAAAACCAAAATCACCGTCGACAACTTTGCCTACACCGTTAACGATGACAACTTTTGGCATGGTGATGTTGTCGAATCAGACCGTGAATTAGTGAAGACCGTTTACGCTACCGCAAGAAACAACAGTAATATCGCCCAACAAGTGGTTGTCGATCTGAAAGTAGACGAATCAACAAACTGGTCGAAAACGAACAGCTATGGATTCTCGCAAAGCGTTCAAACAGAAAATACGTTTAAGTGGCCTCTTGTTGGCGAAACTAAACTCACTATTAAGTTTGAAGCCAACCAAAGCTTCTCTAAATCCAATGGTGGTTCTACTAGTGAACAAGTGACACTTCAAGCGCGCCCTATGGTTCCAGCAAACTCAGAGCTTCCGATTCGAGTTGAATTGTATCGTTCAAGCATCTCCTACCCATATCGATTCAACGCCGACATTAGTTACGATGTTGAGTTTAATGGCTTCCTTCGTTGGGGTGGCAACGCATGGCACTCCCATCCAGACAACCGCCCTTACAAAGCTCACACCTTTACTATGGGTCGAGGCAGCGATAAATCCGCAGACATTCGTTACCAGTGGGATCACCGATACATTCCAGGTGAGACAAAATGGTGGGATTGGGGCTGGGCAATCAAAGAAGCTGGCTTATCAAACATGCAGTACGCAACAGGCGGAAGCTTACGCCCATTCCACTCTTATGTGTCGGGTGACTTTTACGCTGACTCTCAATTTGCCGGTACCATTGAGATTGGCCAAGCAACACCGATTACCAACAATTTACGTAGCAAAAGAAGTGTTGATTCCGTCAACGAAACCACTGAGCGCATTGGCGATATCGAAGTCACCACCAACTTCAATGCTGATGAGTTGAGCGACCTAGGTTTTGAAGGTGCAGAGATGAACATTAGCGTCGTTGAATAA